Part of the Mycolicibacterium thermoresistibile genome, GGCGACGCTGTCCCCCAGCTCGGTCCACTTGTCGAGCACATCGCTGATCTCGCCGAAGACATCGCCGAGCATGGCGCCCACGGCGGCGGCTTTCGACGGGAAGTAGAAGTAGAACGCCGATCGGGACAGGCCCGCCGCGCGGGCGATGTCGCCGACCTCGATCGCCGCGAACGGGCGGGACGCCAGCAGATCCTCCAGCGCCTGCAGTAACCGCTCACGTCGCTGTTCGCCCCGCGTGGGACCGCTTGAGTATCGGTTACGGACGCGGGGCTTGGACATCGTTCACTGACGGTATCGCATCGGCGCTGGGGTCAGAGTTTCTGCAGCGGCGCGTGGTTGTGCATGAGCTTGACCCGGCCGGCGCTGCCGAAATCGATCAGCGACATCGCCGACTCCCCGACGCCGGACACCTCCTCGACCCGACCCAGCCCGTACTTGTCGTGGTTCACCCGGTCGCCGGGTTGCAGCACCACCAGCGGACGGTTACGCGCCCCCGCCCGGCCGGCCCCCGCCCGCCCGGGGGCCGGCCGGCGGTGCTCCGGTGCGCCGAACCGCCCGACCCCGCTCCCCGGCGCACTGACCATCCCCCGCACACCGACGGCGCCGGGTGTCGGGTCGGTGCGCCGCCATTCGATCAGCTCCTGTGGAATCTCCTGCAGGAAACGGGATTCCGGGTTGAGCATCGGCTGCCCCCAGGACGACCGGACCTTGGCGCGGGTCAGGTACAACCGGCGGCGGGCACGGGTGATGCCCACATAGGCCAACCGCCGTTCCTCGGACAGTTCGGTGGGATCGCCCAGCGCCCGCATGTGCGGGAACATGCCGTCCTCCCAGCCGGTGACGAACACCACCGGGAACTCCAGGCCCTTGGCGGTGTGCAGCGTCATCAGCGTCACCACGCCGGCGCCCTCCTCGGGCAACTCGTCGGCGTCGGCGACCAGCGACACCCGCTCCAGGAACTGCGCGAGCACCCCGGTCTCCGGGACGTCCTCGTCCTCCGGGCCGCCCAGCGCTTCGGCGTTGGCCAGGTCGATGCTGAATTCGTGGGCGACGCTGACCAGTTCGTTGAGGTTGTCGAGCCGGGCGAGATCCTGCGGATCGTTGGAGGATTCCAGTTCGGAGCGGTACCCGGTGCGGTCGAGCACCGCCTCGACCAGGTCGCCGAGGTCATCGTCGAGTTTGCCGCGCAGATCGTCGAGCAGATCGACGAACGCCTTGATGCATTTCTCCGAGCGGGTGTTGAGCATCGGCACCTTGCCCTCGGCCGCGGCCACCAGGGCGTCGTTGAAGTTCATGCCGGTGTTCTCGGCGTACACCGCCACGCACGCCTCGGCGCGGTCGCCGATGCCGCGGCGCGGGGTGTTGAGGATGCGCCGCATGCTCACCGAGTCGCCCGGGTTGTCCAGCACCCGCAGGTAGGCGACGATGTCGCGGATCTCCTTGCGCTCGTAGAACCGCACACCGCCGACGACCTTGTACGGGATCCCGGCGCGGATGAACACCTCTTCCAGCGCCCGCGACGAGTTGTTGGTGCGGTAGAAGACCGCCACGTCGGAATAGCTGATCTCGCCGCGATCGGCGAGGGCGTCGATCTCCTCGGCGACGAAGCGGGCCTCGTCGTGTTCGTTGTCAGCGACGTAGCCGACGATCAGATCACCCTCACCGGCGTCGGTCCACAGCCGCTTCTCCCGGCGGCCCGGATTGTGCTTGATGACGGCGTTGGCGGCGTTGAGGATCGTCTGCGTGGAGCGGTAGTTCTGCTCCAGCAGGATGGTGGTGGCGTCGGGGAAGTCGCGTTCGAAGTCCTCGATGTTGCGGATGGTGGCGCCGCGGAACGCATAGATCGACTGGTCGGCGTCGCCGACCACACACAGTTCGGACGGCGGCACCGCGGGGGCGGCCGGATCGGCTGCCTGATCCGCGGCCTGATCCGCGGCCTGGTGGTGGCCCACGAGTTCGCGCACCAGCACGTACTGCGCATGGTTGGTGTCCTGGTACTCGTCGACCAGGATGTGCCGGAACCGGCGCCGGTAGTACTGGGCGATGTGCGGGAACCGTTGCAGCACCGCGACCGTCTCACCGATCAGGTCGTCGAAGTCCAGCGCGTTGGCCGCGCGGAGCCGGCGCTGGTACTCGGCGTAGACCTCCGCGACGATGCGGGCGAGCTCGTCGGAGGCCTCCGACGCTTCGGCCGCGGACTGTTCGGGATCGATCAGCTCGTTCTTGAGGTTGGAGATGGCGTTGGCCAACAGCCGCGGCGAATGCCGTTTGGTGTCCAGCCCCAGATCCTTGCCGATCATCATCAGCAGCCGCCGCGAGTCGTCGGCGTCGTAGATGGAGAAATTGGAGTTCAGGCCGGGCAGCAGCGACGCCTGATTGCGCAGGATCCGCACACAGGTGGAGTGGAACGTCGACACCCACATGCTGCGGGCCTGCGGGCCCACCAGCCCGATCACCCGTTCCCGCATCTCGGCGGCGGCCTTGTTGGTGAAGGTGATGGCCAGGATCTGGCCGACGGCC contains:
- the pcrA gene encoding DNA helicase PcrA, which codes for MTTATEADQILEGLNPQQRQAVLHEGSPLLIVAGAGSGKTAVLTRRIAYLLAARDVAVGQILAITFTNKAAAEMRERVIGLVGPQARSMWVSTFHSTCVRILRNQASLLPGLNSNFSIYDADDSRRLLMMIGKDLGLDTKRHSPRLLANAISNLKNELIDPEQSAAEASEASDELARIVAEVYAEYQRRLRAANALDFDDLIGETVAVLQRFPHIAQYYRRRFRHILVDEYQDTNHAQYVLVRELVGHHQAADQAADQAADPAAPAVPPSELCVVGDADQSIYAFRGATIRNIEDFERDFPDATTILLEQNYRSTQTILNAANAVIKHNPGRREKRLWTDAGEGDLIVGYVADNEHDEARFVAEEIDALADRGEISYSDVAVFYRTNNSSRALEEVFIRAGIPYKVVGGVRFYERKEIRDIVAYLRVLDNPGDSVSMRRILNTPRRGIGDRAEACVAVYAENTGMNFNDALVAAAEGKVPMLNTRSEKCIKAFVDLLDDLRGKLDDDLGDLVEAVLDRTGYRSELESSNDPQDLARLDNLNELVSVAHEFSIDLANAEALGGPEDEDVPETGVLAQFLERVSLVADADELPEEGAGVVTLMTLHTAKGLEFPVVFVTGWEDGMFPHMRALGDPTELSEERRLAYVGITRARRRLYLTRAKVRSSWGQPMLNPESRFLQEIPQELIEWRRTDPTPGAVGVRGMVSAPGSGVGRFGAPEHRRPAPGRAGAGRAGARNRPLVVLQPGDRVNHDKYGLGRVEEVSGVGESAMSLIDFGSAGRVKLMHNHAPLQKL